A region from the Deltaproteobacteria bacterium genome encodes:
- a CDS encoding outer membrane lipoprotein-sorting protein, which yields MTPRGWLGAVCVLAAASGQAAAGDALPLSSAEVASRWHGRLATRHFSAKVRMQMDLGGLLEERSMRVYRDDEGGRGERVLIRFDAPPDLRNVGLLYLEHADRPNDYFLYQPAVKRIRRLPQSIADDDVYGIDLEFLGFGIAQSAPTELSGMTRETLDGRPVYRLAETASQPNPRFETRSTWIDASSFVPLRTEHRPGERLVLVAETLEVVDVQGVVTPKRMRFQKPIERREVLLYVDAVDYEAPIADEHFSALALLKAQAPK from the coding sequence GTGACTCCGCGCGGCTGGCTCGGCGCGGTCTGCGTGCTCGCCGCGGCTTCGGGGCAGGCCGCGGCCGGCGATGCGCTGCCGCTCTCCTCGGCCGAGGTCGCCTCGCGCTGGCACGGACGGCTCGCCACGCGCCACTTCAGCGCGAAGGTTCGCATGCAGATGGACCTGGGCGGGCTGCTCGAAGAGAGGAGCATGCGCGTGTACCGCGACGACGAGGGTGGCCGCGGCGAGCGCGTGCTGATCCGCTTCGACGCGCCGCCGGACCTGCGCAACGTCGGGCTGCTCTACCTGGAGCACGCGGACCGGCCAAACGACTACTTCCTGTACCAGCCCGCGGTGAAGCGGATCCGCCGGCTTCCGCAGTCGATCGCCGACGACGACGTGTACGGGATCGACCTCGAGTTTCTCGGCTTCGGCATCGCGCAGTCGGCGCCGACCGAGCTCTCCGGGATGACCCGCGAGACACTCGACGGGCGTCCGGTCTACCGGCTCGCCGAGACGGCCAGCCAGCCGAACCCCCGCTTCGAGACCCGGAGCACCTGGATCGACGCTTCGAGCTTCGTTCCGCTTCGCACCGAGCACCGACCCGGCGAGAGACTGGTCCTGGTCGCGGAGACGCTCGAGGTCGTGGACGTGCAGGGGGTGGTCACGCCGAAGCGCATGCGCTTCCAGAAGCCGATCGAGCGGCGCGAGGTGCTCCTGTACGTGGACGCGGTCGACTACGAAGCCCCGATCGCCGACGAGCATTTCTCCGCGCTCGCGCTGCTCAAGGCGCAGGCGCCGAAGTAG
- a CDS encoding chromosome partitioning protein ParB, with protein sequence MARATAAKSGSRKPRAKSAGARKRLSPAKEKRGLEAAAAPSSVDAPELAALAGQVHAAGGAAIGAYRDPLGSHPLLLAVLPLDAIEPTPFQRDLSPAHVKRLAQKIDEARAFLDPLIVVRGASGGFWTPNGRHRLAAAKLLGMRAITALISDDEALAFKILALNTEKAHNTRDRSLEVIRMAQALAESRPRAREAEFASEFELAPYLTLGLCYQKESRFPGGTYLSFLRKVDRYSPKSLAASLREREGWASRLLEIDRLATKAVAKLAARGFRSPYLRAFVVARINPVRFVKLKKAETGPAMAIGAALTRMTASARKFDPDAVRERDLQLAAAASGSAPDAE encoded by the coding sequence GTGGCCAGAGCCACTGCTGCGAAATCCGGTTCGAGGAAGCCGAGGGCGAAGTCGGCGGGCGCGCGCAAGCGCCTTTCGCCCGCCAAGGAGAAGCGCGGTCTCGAGGCCGCGGCGGCCCCATCCTCGGTTGATGCGCCGGAGCTGGCTGCGCTCGCCGGGCAGGTGCACGCGGCCGGGGGCGCGGCGATCGGCGCGTACCGAGATCCGCTCGGCTCGCACCCGCTTCTGCTCGCGGTGCTGCCGCTCGACGCGATCGAGCCGACCCCGTTCCAGCGCGATCTCTCGCCCGCGCACGTGAAGCGGCTGGCGCAGAAGATCGACGAGGCGCGCGCGTTCCTCGACCCGCTGATCGTCGTGCGCGGAGCCAGCGGAGGCTTCTGGACGCCGAACGGGAGGCACCGTCTGGCCGCCGCGAAGCTGCTCGGAATGCGCGCGATCACCGCGCTGATCTCGGACGACGAGGCGCTCGCGTTCAAGATCCTCGCGCTGAACACGGAGAAGGCGCACAACACCCGCGACCGCAGCCTCGAGGTGATCCGCATGGCGCAGGCGCTGGCCGAATCGCGGCCGCGCGCACGCGAGGCCGAGTTCGCAAGCGAGTTCGAGCTCGCGCCGTACCTGACGCTCGGCCTCTGCTACCAGAAGGAGTCGCGCTTTCCCGGCGGCACGTACCTCTCGTTCCTGCGCAAGGTCGACCGCTACTCGCCGAAGTCGCTGGCCGCCTCGCTTCGCGAGCGCGAGGGCTGGGCCTCGCGGCTGCTCGAGATCGACCGGCTCGCAACGAAGGCGGTCGCGAAGCTCGCGGCGCGCGGCTTCCGCTCGCCGTACCTGCGCGCGTTCGTGGTCGCGCGCATCAACCCGGTGCGCTTCGTCAAGCTGAAGAAGGCCGAGACGGGGCCGGCGATGGCGATCGGCGCGGCGCTCACGCGCATGACCGCGAGCGCCCGAAAGTTCGACCCGGACGCCGTGCGCGAGCGCGACCTGCAGCTCGCGGCCGCGGCTTCGGGCTCGGCGCCCGACGCGGAATGA
- a CDS encoding acylphosphatase gives MRRVHVFVSGRVQGVFFRRATHAQMRSLALAGWVRNLPDGRVEAVVEGNAARVELALAFLRRGPPHASVSSVEVIDEPCTGLEGEFELRP, from the coding sequence ATGAGGCGCGTACACGTGTTCGTGTCGGGGCGCGTGCAGGGCGTCTTCTTCCGCCGCGCGACCCACGCGCAGATGCGCTCGCTCGCGCTCGCGGGCTGGGTGCGCAACCTGCCCGACGGGCGCGTCGAGGCGGTCGTCGAGGGGAACGCGGCGCGCGTCGAGCTGGCGCTGGCATTCCTGAGGCGCGGACCGCCGCACGCGAGCGTGTCGAGCGTCGAGGTGATCGACGAGCCGTGCACCGGTCTCGAAGGCGAGTTCGAGCTGCGGCCCTAG
- a CDS encoding choice-of-anchor D domain-containing protein: MGIRAAALVALWVALCAGPARAQTESYESLAGTWWFSLGGQDAGALLIQLSEPSFATYRVEDVELTGKPSFGFSRALGDFFEIAAGQTIGLDSRGNVVGELELVDPDDGAPVGVLALLQGKPSPSRARLALRGTVASDSVAALRVIVDGRRAPAAFQVLSGRSDAAQLGGQSVSSRIYDLTVRTNTGLGVPAYDFTGTGPARIDRIEETAVDIAGRLMLGPNQRVYGLLDDSTHFGSGIAKGRLRVPTGGTAPKLDLELAADRQVRASGKLDEAVEPILSVTPLAIDFGAVRLDETGLYVISVENIGTGSLSGEAALPSGSEAAFSLVDPTAFSDLEAGDAAGGLSVVFDPSEATTYSGEIVFRVAGGAGGATVTLTGVGGVAEIAVDPTAGEFPDVAVGDSETIEFTISNPGDGALTGTATLSGSSDFAFFPTATSIEYSLDPESAETATIRVRFTPSATGSRTGTLMLTGGGGASVELSGAGTEASP; the protein is encoded by the coding sequence TTGGGAATTCGCGCCGCCGCGCTGGTCGCGCTCTGGGTCGCACTCTGCGCGGGGCCGGCGCGCGCGCAGACGGAGAGCTACGAGAGCCTCGCGGGCACCTGGTGGTTCTCGCTCGGCGGCCAGGACGCCGGCGCGCTCCTGATCCAGCTCTCCGAGCCGAGCTTCGCGACCTACCGGGTCGAGGACGTCGAGCTCACCGGCAAGCCGAGCTTCGGCTTCTCACGCGCGCTCGGCGACTTCTTCGAGATCGCGGCCGGACAGACGATCGGGCTCGACTCGCGCGGCAACGTGGTCGGCGAGCTCGAGCTCGTCGACCCGGACGATGGCGCGCCGGTCGGCGTGCTCGCGCTGCTGCAGGGAAAGCCCAGCCCTTCGCGCGCGCGGCTCGCGCTTCGCGGCACGGTCGCGAGCGACAGCGTGGCGGCCCTGCGCGTGATCGTCGACGGCCGGCGCGCGCCCGCGGCGTTCCAGGTGCTGAGCGGCCGAAGCGACGCCGCACAGCTCGGCGGCCAATCGGTGAGCAGCCGCATCTACGACCTCACGGTCCGCACGAACACAGGGCTCGGTGTGCCCGCCTACGACTTCACGGGCACCGGCCCGGCCCGGATCGACCGGATCGAGGAGACGGCCGTCGACATCGCGGGGCGGCTCATGCTCGGCCCGAACCAGCGCGTGTACGGCCTGCTCGACGACTCGACCCACTTCGGCAGCGGAATCGCGAAGGGCCGGCTTCGCGTTCCGACCGGGGGCACGGCGCCGAAGCTCGATCTCGAGCTCGCGGCGGATCGGCAGGTGCGCGCGAGCGGAAAGCTCGACGAGGCGGTCGAGCCGATCCTCTCGGTCACACCGCTCGCGATCGACTTCGGCGCGGTTCGACTCGACGAGACCGGGCTCTACGTGATCTCGGTCGAGAACATCGGCACTGGATCGCTCTCGGGCGAGGCCGCGCTCCCGAGCGGGAGCGAAGCGGCATTCTCGCTGGTCGACCCGACGGCCTTCTCGGATCTCGAGGCGGGCGACGCGGCAGGGGGGCTCTCGGTGGTCTTCGATCCGAGCGAGGCGACGACATACTCGGGCGAGATCGTGTTCCGCGTCGCCGGCGGCGCGGGCGGCGCGACGGTGACGCTCACCGGTGTCGGGGGCGTGGCCGAGATCGCGGTCGATCCGACCGCCGGAGAATTTCCCGATGTCGCGGTCGGGGATTCCGAGACGATCGAGTTCACGATCTCGAACCCGGGCGACGGAGCTCTAACCGGAACCGCCACGCTCAGCGGCTCGAGCGACTTCGCCTTCTTCCCCACAGCGACCTCGATCGAGTACTCGCTGGATCCCGAGTCCGCCGAGACGGCGACGATCCGCGTCCGCTTCACGCCCAGCGCGACCGGCTCGCGCACCGGGACGCTCATGCTGACCGGCGGCGGCGGAGCCTCGGTCGAGCTCAGCGGAGCCGGAACCGAGGCGTCGCCCTAG
- a CDS encoding cytochrome P450 translates to MFEPRFPASVDQIRFDDPEFWNAPAEDREGAFALLRSERPMSFHEEFTPPPEIPLPKGPGYWSVTRMADVLTASRRSDLFCSGRGVQIVDLPAELNEFFGSMIAMDDPRHARLRRIVARGFTPRALASLQHDVERRATALIDAVIDRGECDFVGMIAAPLPLGIICDMMGIPESQTRFVFEQTNIILGLGDPEYVTPGTSPLIAALDAGRGLAQLMNELAIERRKNPTDDLTSQLLSAEVDGESLSDQELASFFVLLVVAGNETTRNAISHGMKALSDHPDQRRKWVGDFAAIAPSAVEEIVRWASPVIHFRRTVTADTELGGQKLRAGEKIVLWYNSANRDEAAFEEPYRFDVTRAPNEHVGFGGPGAHHCLGANLARREITVVFRELLRRLPDLEISGAPEMLRSNFIHGIKRMPCRFTPGGSC, encoded by the coding sequence ATGTTCGAGCCCAGGTTTCCCGCGAGCGTCGACCAGATCCGCTTCGACGACCCCGAGTTCTGGAACGCGCCCGCCGAGGATCGAGAGGGCGCGTTCGCCCTTCTTCGGAGCGAGCGGCCGATGTCGTTTCACGAGGAGTTCACGCCGCCGCCGGAGATCCCGCTGCCGAAGGGGCCGGGCTACTGGTCGGTGACGCGGATGGCCGACGTGCTGACCGCGAGCCGGCGCTCGGATCTGTTCTGCTCGGGCAGGGGCGTGCAGATCGTCGACCTGCCGGCGGAGCTCAACGAGTTCTTCGGCTCGATGATCGCGATGGACGACCCGCGCCACGCGCGGCTGCGGCGGATCGTCGCGCGGGGCTTCACGCCGCGCGCGCTCGCGAGCCTGCAGCACGACGTCGAGCGGCGGGCCACCGCGCTGATCGACGCCGTGATCGACCGGGGCGAGTGCGACTTCGTGGGTATGATCGCCGCCCCGCTTCCGCTGGGAATCATCTGCGACATGATGGGCATTCCCGAGAGCCAGACTCGGTTCGTCTTCGAGCAGACCAACATCATCCTGGGCCTCGGCGACCCCGAGTACGTGACTCCGGGAACCAGCCCGCTGATCGCGGCGCTCGACGCGGGGCGCGGGCTCGCGCAGCTCATGAACGAGCTCGCGATCGAGCGCCGCAAGAACCCGACCGACGACCTGACCTCGCAGCTGCTGAGCGCCGAGGTCGACGGCGAGAGCCTCTCCGACCAGGAGCTCGCGTCGTTCTTCGTGCTTCTCGTCGTGGCCGGGAACGAGACCACGCGAAACGCGATCAGCCACGGCATGAAGGCGCTCTCGGACCACCCGGACCAGCGGCGCAAGTGGGTGGGCGACTTCGCGGCGATCGCGCCCTCCGCCGTCGAGGAGATCGTGCGCTGGGCCTCGCCCGTGATCCACTTCCGCCGCACCGTCACCGCGGACACGGAGCTCGGCGGCCAGAAGCTTCGCGCGGGCGAGAAGATCGTGCTCTGGTACAACTCCGCGAATCGCGACGAGGCCGCGTTCGAGGAGCCGTACCGCTTCGACGTCACGCGCGCGCCGAACGAGCACGTCGGCTTCGGCGGACCGGGCGCGCACCACTGCCTGGGCGCGAACCTGGCGCGGCGCGAGATCACGGTCGTGTTCCGCGAGCTGCTGCGCCGCCTTCCGGATCTCGAGATCAGCGGCGCGCCCGAGATGCTGCGCTCGAACTTCATCCACGGCATCAAGCGCATGCCGTGCAGGTTCACGCCCGGCGGTTCATGCTAG
- a CDS encoding YaiI/YqxD family protein has translation MGGDSFFADPAGRSANVPKGEGALIRMIVDADACPVKEEIYSVAARHGVAVTLVANSRLHVPARTRAEMVVVDGAPDAADDWIAEHVRKSDVVVTADIPLASRCLAAGAHVLSGNGRVFTEDSIGGALATRDLLQSLRDSGIASRGPSPISARDRSRFLSKLDELLSRVLRER, from the coding sequence ATGGGGGGAGACTCCTTCTTCGCGGACCCTGCGGGTCGCAGTGCTAACGTGCCCAAAGGGGAGGGCGCCCTGATCAGGATGATCGTCGACGCGGACGCGTGTCCGGTGAAGGAGGAGATCTACTCCGTCGCCGCGCGCCACGGCGTGGCGGTGACCCTGGTCGCCAACTCGAGGCTGCACGTCCCGGCCCGGACGCGCGCGGAGATGGTGGTCGTCGACGGCGCTCCGGACGCGGCCGACGACTGGATCGCGGAGCACGTACGCAAGTCCGACGTGGTCGTCACCGCGGACATTCCCCTGGCCTCGCGCTGCCTGGCCGCGGGCGCGCACGTCCTTTCCGGCAACGGCCGGGTCTTCACCGAGGACTCGATCGGCGGGGCGCTCGCGACTCGGGACCTGTTGCAGAGCCTTCGCGATTCCGGCATCGCCTCGCGCGGCCCGAGCCCGATCAGCGCTCGGGACCGCTCGCGCTTCCTCTCGAAGCTCGACGAGCTGCTCTCGCGAGTACTGCGCGAGCGCTGA
- a CDS encoding pyridoxamine 5'-phosphate oxidase family protein produces the protein MAKVYPELDERLRAFIAEQHIFFVASAPNGPDGHVNCSPKGLDTLRILGPTSVAYLDFVGSGAETIAHARQNGRVVIMFCAFEGPPKILRLHGRSEILEPNDAGFAKLLERFDAKPGIRAIVRVDVSRISDSCGYGVPLMRFEGERTQMIEWAERKQEAGLVAYQREHNAASLDGLPSLRWPETREKP, from the coding sequence ATGGCCAAGGTCTACCCCGAGCTCGACGAGAGGCTTCGCGCGTTCATCGCCGAGCAGCACATCTTCTTCGTGGCGAGCGCCCCGAACGGCCCCGACGGGCACGTGAACTGCTCGCCGAAGGGGCTCGACACGCTGCGGATCCTCGGCCCGACCAGCGTCGCGTACCTCGATTTCGTCGGCAGCGGCGCGGAGACGATCGCGCACGCGCGGCAGAACGGGCGCGTCGTGATCATGTTCTGCGCCTTCGAGGGCCCGCCGAAGATCCTGCGGCTGCACGGGCGAAGCGAGATCCTGGAGCCGAACGACGCTGGGTTCGCGAAGTTGCTGGAGCGCTTCGACGCGAAGCCGGGGATCCGCGCGATCGTCCGCGTCGACGTCTCGCGCATCAGCGACTCCTGCGGCTACGGCGTGCCGCTGATGCGCTTCGAGGGCGAGCGCACCCAGATGATCGAGTGGGCCGAGCGCAAGCAGGAGGCGGGACTCGTGGCGTACCAGCGCGAGCACAACGCCGCGAGCCTCGACGGCCTGCCATCGCTGCGCTGGCCCGAAACGCGCGAGAAGCCGTAG